A portion of the Methylobacterium currus genome contains these proteins:
- a CDS encoding glycosyltransferase family 2 protein: protein MIVIPMAGLSQRFRNAGYALPKYMLDLHGRSLFERTVGSFSHYFATEPFLFIARSEADTEDFIYRETARMGISQMEIVMLSEPTLGQADTVRLGLKGARVAQDEPLTIFNIDTIRPRFRYPDRSWMMRADGYLEVMHADDPGYSFARPHEDGDERVAETAEKRVISRLASTGLYYFRRAADYEAAFEVERQVPSAPELYVAPMYNAMIAQGRDVRYFEVPVAEVLFCGTPAQYEDLLKRPDLFAEG, encoded by the coding sequence GTGATCGTCATCCCGATGGCCGGACTGAGCCAGCGCTTCCGCAACGCCGGGTACGCGCTGCCCAAGTACATGCTCGATCTCCACGGCCGCAGCCTATTCGAGAGGACGGTCGGCAGCTTCTCACACTACTTCGCGACGGAGCCGTTCCTGTTCATCGCGCGCTCCGAGGCGGACACTGAAGACTTCATCTATCGCGAGACGGCACGAATGGGCATCTCGCAGATGGAGATCGTCATGCTCTCAGAGCCAACGCTGGGACAAGCGGACACGGTCCGGCTCGGCCTGAAGGGCGCACGTGTCGCGCAAGACGAGCCGCTGACCATCTTCAACATCGATACGATCCGCCCCCGCTTCCGCTATCCCGACCGCTCCTGGATGATGAGAGCGGACGGCTACCTGGAAGTCATGCACGCGGACGATCCGGGCTACTCCTTCGCCAGACCGCACGAGGACGGCGACGAGCGGGTGGCTGAGACGGCGGAGAAGCGAGTCATCTCCAGGCTCGCGAGCACCGGGCTCTACTATTTCCGCCGGGCCGCCGATTACGAGGCGGCGTTCGAGGTGGAGAGACAGGTCCCGAGTGCTCCGGAGCTCTACGTCGCGCCGATGTACAACGCAATGATCGCCCAGGGACGTGACGTCCGCTACTTCGAGGTGCCAGTGGCAGAGGTGTTGTTCTGCGGCACCCCGGCACAGTACGAGGACCTGCTGAAGCGACCCGACCTGTTCGCAGAGGGTTGA
- a CDS encoding phosphotransferase, with the protein MASNGLWLVTSSAYVDQELSAEFGHLPPTFLPVGTKRLYEYQLEQLGRERPVYITLPESYVVAPEDERRLAEAGATVLTVPDGLSLGEAVVFALNLIGGPEQPVRILHGDTLLTSVPTGLDEIGVAPSEEGYSWAEVHREGNRILGVHTFAAGLPVSHPRLVACGYFAFAHSSALVRAIVRARGSFVEGIEAYARERGLCTVDIDLAKWLDFGHLQTFFRSRRLLASARAFNMLRIDGRTVRKLSADTEKMVAEASWFASVPPTLRVYTARLIDSGEENGTAFYETEYEHLPTLSELFVFGTLGRATWMRVLQSCHEFLATCASVQGPEPASIALRQLATVKTADRLRRFSNETGFDIHHMLRYDGQPMPSLMQIAEDLETGIDLSGTRRQTIMHGDFCFSNVLYSSRVQRIKVIDPRGYVEASGDCSVFGDVRYDLAKMTHSIVGRYDQIIAGRYAMPVEDNGRFSITFEAAPHHTWLEEAWSEFEVGGTNAGSAEIRAITVGLFLSMLPLHADRPDRQRAFIANALRLYAGLDVDSAWRV; encoded by the coding sequence ATGGCATCGAACGGCCTGTGGCTCGTCACGTCGAGCGCCTATGTCGACCAGGAATTGTCCGCCGAGTTCGGGCACCTGCCCCCGACCTTCCTGCCGGTTGGCACCAAGCGCCTGTACGAGTACCAGCTCGAGCAGCTCGGGCGCGAACGCCCGGTCTACATCACCCTGCCCGAGAGCTACGTCGTCGCCCCTGAGGACGAACGGCGACTGGCGGAAGCGGGCGCGACGGTGCTGACGGTGCCGGACGGGCTGAGCCTCGGCGAGGCTGTGGTCTTCGCGCTCAACTTGATCGGTGGGCCGGAGCAGCCCGTTCGGATCCTGCACGGCGACACGCTCCTCACCAGCGTCCCGACCGGTCTCGACGAGATCGGCGTCGCCCCGAGTGAAGAGGGGTATTCCTGGGCCGAGGTGCACCGGGAAGGTAATCGCATCCTCGGCGTGCATACTTTCGCGGCGGGCCTGCCCGTCTCGCATCCCCGGCTGGTCGCCTGCGGCTACTTCGCTTTCGCGCACAGTTCGGCCCTGGTGCGCGCTATCGTCCGTGCCCGCGGCTCCTTCGTCGAGGGCATCGAGGCCTACGCGCGCGAGCGGGGACTGTGCACCGTTGATATCGACCTTGCTAAATGGCTCGATTTCGGCCACCTGCAGACCTTCTTCCGCTCGCGCCGGCTGCTGGCGAGCGCCCGAGCCTTCAACATGCTGCGGATCGATGGCCGGACGGTACGCAAACTCAGCGCTGATACCGAGAAGATGGTGGCCGAGGCGTCCTGGTTCGCGAGCGTTCCGCCAACCCTGCGCGTCTACACGGCGCGCCTGATCGACAGCGGGGAGGAGAACGGCACGGCCTTCTACGAGACCGAGTACGAGCACCTGCCCACCCTCTCGGAGCTGTTCGTCTTCGGTACCCTCGGCCGCGCCACTTGGATGCGCGTACTCCAATCATGCCACGAGTTCCTGGCCACCTGTGCGAGCGTGCAGGGCCCTGAACCAGCAAGCATCGCGCTGCGCCAGCTCGCGACCGTAAAGACGGCGGACCGCCTCCGCCGCTTCTCCAACGAGACCGGCTTCGACATCCACCACATGCTCCGCTATGATGGCCAGCCGATGCCCTCGCTGATGCAGATCGCCGAGGATCTTGAGACAGGCATCGACCTCAGCGGCACTCGTCGCCAGACAATTATGCACGGCGATTTCTGCTTCAGCAACGTCCTGTATAGCTCGCGCGTGCAGCGCATTAAGGTCATCGACCCGCGCGGCTACGTCGAGGCAAGCGGAGATTGCTCGGTCTTCGGCGATGTGCGCTACGATCTTGCCAAAATGACACACTCGATCGTCGGCCGCTACGATCAGATCATCGCGGGACGCTACGCGATGCCGGTGGAGGACAACGGCCGCTTCTCGATCACCTTCGAGGCCGCGCCGCACCACACCTGGCTGGAGGAGGCCTGGAGCGAGTTCGAGGTCGGCGGGACGAATGCCGGGAGCGCCGAGATCCGCGCGATCACGGTCGGTCTTTTCCTGTCGATGCTTCCGCTCCACGCCGACCGCCCTGACCGCCAGCGCGCATTCATCGCCAACGCCCTGCGCCTCTATGCCGGGCTCGACGTGGACAGCGCGTGGCGCGTCTAG
- a CDS encoding HAD-IIIC family phosphatase, producing MKRLVMDLDGTITREDPTIDYADKVPDPEIVARMREYRDMGFAIVIYSARNMRTFENSVGKITAHTVPVIIDWLKRHDIPYDEIHVGKPWCGTDGFYVDDRAVRPSEFVSLTREQILALIGPTSAV from the coding sequence ATGAAGCGCCTCGTTATGGACCTCGATGGAACAATCACGCGCGAGGATCCGACCATCGACTACGCGGACAAGGTGCCCGATCCGGAGATTGTCGCGCGGATGCGCGAGTACCGCGACATGGGCTTCGCGATCGTGATCTACTCAGCCCGCAACATGCGCACCTTCGAGAACTCCGTCGGCAAGATCACAGCCCACACCGTGCCGGTGATCATCGACTGGCTGAAGCGCCACGACATTCCGTACGACGAGATCCACGTCGGCAAGCCGTGGTGCGGGACGGATGGCTTCTACGTGGACGACCGCGCTGTGCGCCCGTCCGAATTCGTCTCGCTCACGCGCGAGCAGATCCTCGCCCTGATCGGGCCAACCTCGGCAGTGTAA